The following proteins come from a genomic window of Phacochoerus africanus isolate WHEZ1 chromosome 9, ROS_Pafr_v1, whole genome shotgun sequence:
- the NGB gene encoding neuroglobin isoform X1, with the protein MERPEHELIRQSWRAVSRSPLEHGTVLFARLFDLEPDLLPLFQYNCRQFSSPEDCLSSPEFLDHIRKVMLVIDAAVTNVEDLSSLEEYLAGLGRKHRAVGVKLSSFSAVGESLLYMLEKCLGPTFTPATRAAWSQLYGAVVQAMSRGWNGE; encoded by the exons ATGGAGCGCCCGGAGCATGAGCTGATCCGGCAGAGCTGGCGGGCGGTGAGCCGCAGCCCGCTGGAGCACGGCACCGTGCTCTTCGCCAG GCTGTTTGACCTGGAGCCGGACCTGCTGCCCCTCTTCCAGTACAACTGCCGCCAGTTCTCCAGCCCAGAGGACTGCCTCTCTTCCCCCGAGTTCCTGGACCACATCAGGAAG GTGATGCTTGTGATTGATGCTGCAGTGACTAACGTGGAGGACCTGTCCTCGCTGGAGGAGTACCTTGCCGGCCTGGGCAGGAAGCACCGGGCAGTGGGTGTGAAGCTCAGCTCCTTCTCG GCGGTGGGTGAGTCCCTGCTGTACATGCTGGAGAAGTGCCTCGGCCCCACCTTCACACCAGCCACGCGGGCCGCCTGGAGCCAGCTCTACGGGGCCGTGGTACAGGCCATGAGTCGGGGCTGGAATGGCGAGTAA